Proteins encoded by one window of Lutibacter sp. A64:
- a CDS encoding ABC transporter substrate-binding protein, producing the protein MKTTILKPLILILIFSVLFSCKDANAPKENTKKISKNTLKYAKGFEIQHFKNYSKLIIKAPYKDSKETFEFILSDTVLKNTSNTIKTPINSIVVTSTTHIPMLELLEVENKLIGYPNTNYVSSKKTRKLIDSGAIKELGNEERINTELLMSLNPDIVVGFSINSNSKMFANIEKLGIPVLLNGDWLEATPLGRAEWIKFFGALFNKEKEADSIFNTIEANYLEAKKLALKSTKKPTILSGGLFKDIWNLPAGDSFEATFLRDANTNYLWADSKGSASLSLNIENVFEKGKNAEIWISPSFYNSFNHLEEANDIYTQFNAFKTKEIYSYINNRGATDGVIYFELAPARPDLVLKDLIKITHPELMLDYEFTFYEKLE; encoded by the coding sequence ATGAAAACAACTATCTTAAAACCCCTAATTTTAATTCTAATATTTAGTGTATTATTTTCTTGTAAAGATGCTAATGCTCCTAAAGAAAACACTAAGAAAATCTCTAAAAACACTTTAAAATACGCTAAAGGATTTGAAATCCAACACTTTAAAAATTATTCTAAATTAATAATAAAGGCTCCATATAAAGATTCTAAAGAAACTTTTGAATTTATTTTATCAGATACTGTTTTAAAAAATACAAGCAACACCATTAAAACTCCTATAAATTCTATTGTAGTAACAAGCACAACACATATTCCAATGTTAGAATTGCTAGAAGTTGAAAATAAATTGATAGGTTACCCTAATACTAATTATGTTTCTTCTAAAAAAACTAGAAAACTTATAGATAGTGGAGCAATTAAAGAGCTTGGAAACGAAGAACGTATTAATACGGAATTATTAATGAGTTTAAATCCTGATATTGTTGTTGGATTTTCTATTAATAGTAATAGTAAAATGTTTGCAAATATTGAAAAACTTGGAATTCCAGTACTTTTAAACGGCGATTGGTTAGAAGCAACACCACTTGGACGTGCAGAATGGATTAAGTTTTTTGGTGCATTATTTAATAAAGAAAAAGAAGCTGATAGTATTTTTAATACCATTGAAGCCAATTATTTAGAAGCAAAAAAATTAGCACTAAAAAGTACTAAAAAACCAACAATACTTTCTGGTGGACTTTTTAAAGATATATGGAATTTACCTGCAGGTGACAGTTTTGAAGCTACATTTTTAAGAGATGCTAACACTAATTATTTATGGGCAGATTCTAAAGGAAGTGCTAGTTTATCTTTAAATATAGAAAATGTTTTTGAAAAAGGTAAAAATGCAGAAATATGGATATCTCCTAGTTTTTATAATTCTTTTAATCACCTTGAAGAAGCTAATGATATTTACACTCAATTTAATGCCTTTAAAACAAAAGAAATATATTCTTACATTAATAACCGTGGCGCAACAGATGGTGTAATTTATTTTGAATTAGCTCCTGCCCGACCAGATTTAGTTTTAAAAGATTTAATAAAAATTACACACCCAGAATTAATGCTGGATTATGAATTTACTTTTTATGAAAAGTTAGAGTAA
- a CDS encoding DUF7935 family protein translates to MEKFIELLTYTIPAIVTGAVAYYFFMNHTDFEKQRLNLSFLKENQKAALPIRLQAYERMTLYLERINPSKLLLRITSINNDKEAYVLSIINTIEQEFEHNLAQQIYISDKCWSVIITSKNATIQLIKQTEQNEEVKTAQELREAVLKKMLESTPPSTTALAFIKNEVKSFI, encoded by the coding sequence TTGGAAAAATTTATTGAATTATTGACTTATACAATTCCTGCAATTGTAACCGGAGCTGTAGCGTATTATTTTTTTATGAATCATACAGATTTTGAAAAACAGCGTTTAAATTTATCATTTTTAAAAGAGAATCAAAAAGCTGCTTTACCTATTAGATTACAAGCTTATGAAAGAATGACTTTATATTTAGAACGTATAAATCCTTCAAAATTATTACTTAGAATTACATCTATAAATAATGATAAGGAAGCTTATGTTTTAAGTATAATTAATACTATAGAACAAGAATTTGAACATAATTTAGCGCAGCAAATTTATATTTCTGATAAATGTTGGAGTGTTATAATTACTTCAAAAAATGCTACAATACAGCTTATAAAACAAACTGAGCAAAATGAAGAAGTAAAAACAGCACAAGAATTACGTGAAGCAGTTTTAAAAAAAATGTTAGAAAGCACTCCGCCTTCTACAACAGCATTGGCTTTTATTAAAAATGAAGTAAAAAGTTTTATTTAA
- a CDS encoding S41 family peptidase, with the protein MNKINSFIAILLISSIAFVSCNKDDDDISNNFIDTTKIDNQVNHFVWKAMNSWYNWQPNVTNLADTKDDDFDAYYDYLNSYSTPESLFETLLYNKGTTDRFSWFIEDYNEQGASFRGVNDAYGFEFDLTRLCSDCDEVLGYVTYVVPNSPASDAGMQRGDFFYKFDGVELTIDNYGVVNNFYDGEITSISLAFNTLENGVITPNNIEKTLVIREVVENPVLYSDVITNDAGTKIGYLVYNGFKYTFHEELNNVFADFKAEGIQELVLDLRYNGGGSVLTSAYLASMIYGAASENDVFAKLIYNSKHTDEGGYYPFFNSAYVYDKEGDYTNDVTINRLNSLTKLYVITSGSTASASEMIINGLSPYMSVVKIGTTTYGKNVGSITLYDSPDFGEDGASTSHTNALQPIVFQIYNKLDESDYTQGFTPDYEVIEYASQIKPFGNVEEPLLKTALDLISGVSSKSNLASKNLFKTGETIFNSLDKKKYSKEMYIIPQE; encoded by the coding sequence ATGAATAAAATAAATTCTTTTATAGCAATCTTACTAATTTCAAGTATTGCTTTTGTTAGTTGTAATAAAGATGATGATGATATATCTAATAACTTTATTGATACAACTAAAATTGATAATCAAGTCAATCATTTTGTATGGAAAGCAATGAACTCTTGGTATAATTGGCAACCAAATGTAACTAATTTAGCCGATACTAAAGATGATGATTTTGATGCTTATTACGATTATTTGAATAGCTATTCAACTCCTGAAAGTCTTTTTGAAACTTTATTATATAATAAAGGAACAACAGATAGATTTTCTTGGTTTATTGAAGATTATAATGAGCAAGGAGCTTCATTTAGAGGTGTAAATGATGCCTATGGATTTGAGTTTGATTTAACAAGATTATGCAGTGATTGTGATGAAGTACTTGGTTATGTAACTTATGTTGTACCTAATTCACCAGCATCAGATGCGGGTATGCAACGTGGTGATTTTTTCTATAAATTTGATGGAGTTGAACTAACGATTGACAATTATGGTGTAGTAAATAATTTTTATGATGGTGAAATAACATCTATATCGTTAGCGTTTAATACTCTAGAAAATGGTGTTATTACTCCAAATAATATAGAAAAAACCTTAGTAATTAGAGAAGTTGTAGAAAATCCAGTATTATATTCAGATGTAATAACTAACGATGCCGGAACTAAAATTGGATATTTAGTTTATAATGGTTTTAAATATACTTTTCATGAAGAATTGAATAATGTTTTTGCTGATTTTAAAGCTGAAGGTATTCAAGAGTTAGTTTTAGATCTTCGTTACAACGGTGGTGGTTCCGTTTTAACATCTGCTTATTTAGCAAGTATGATTTATGGTGCTGCTTCTGAAAATGACGTCTTTGCTAAATTAATATACAATTCAAAACATACTGACGAAGGTGGTTATTATCCATTTTTTAATTCAGCTTATGTGTATGATAAAGAAGGTGATTATACTAATGATGTAACTATAAACAGATTAAATTCACTTACAAAACTATATGTAATAACTTCTGGAAGTACTGCTTCTGCAAGTGAAATGATAATTAATGGTCTTTCACCATACATGTCTGTTGTAAAAATTGGAACAACTACCTATGGTAAAAATGTAGGTTCTATTACCTTATATGACTCTCCAGATTTTGGTGAAGACGGTGCTAGTACTTCTCATACTAATGCATTACAACCTATTGTATTTCAAATATATAATAAGTTAGATGAAAGTGATTATACACAAGGTTTTACTCCAGATTATGAAGTTATTGAATATGCATCGCAAATAAAACCTTTTGGAAATGTTGAAGAACCCTTGTTAAAAACTGCTTTAGATCTTATTTCTGGAGTAAGTTCTAAATCTAATTTAGCTAGTAAAAACCTATTTAAAACAGGAGAAACAATATTTAACTCTTTAGATAAAAAGAAATATAGTAAAGAAATGTATATTATTCCTCAAGAATAA
- a CDS encoding RNA polymerase sigma factor — protein MKQSEFLKTVMPFKDKVFRVAKRLLVSTEEAEDATQELYFKLWRNRTKLKDYKSVEAFAMTMTKNYCFDRLKSKQASNLKLIHSNYEEKDTPLQRRVELNDSVSMVHKLIENLPEQQKLIIQLRDIEEYEFDEISKMLDLKPTAVRVALSRARKTIREQLTKQHNYGIS, from the coding sequence ATGAAGCAGTCAGAGTTTTTAAAAACTGTAATGCCTTTTAAAGATAAAGTGTTTCGAGTAGCAAAAAGGCTACTTGTTTCTACTGAAGAAGCTGAAGATGCAACGCAAGAGCTGTATTTTAAGCTTTGGAGAAATAGAACTAAATTAAAAGATTATAAAAGTGTTGAAGCTTTTGCAATGACAATGACTAAAAATTATTGTTTTGATCGATTAAAATCGAAACAAGCAAGTAATTTAAAGTTAATTCATAGCAATTATGAAGAAAAAGATACGCCTTTACAAAGACGTGTAGAATTGAATGACAGTGTAAGTATGGTTCATAAATTAATTGAAAACTTACCAGAACAACAAAAATTAATAATACAGTTAAGAGATATTGAGGAATATGAATTTGATGAAATTTCTAAAATGTTGGATTTAAAACCAACAGCTGTAAGAGTAGCATTATCAAGAGCAAGAAAAACAATTAGAGAACAATTAACAAAACAACATAATTATGGAATTAGCTAA
- a CDS encoding DUF4252 domain-containing protein — protein sequence MKKLIILAVVALVSFGTYAQSSIFDKFEEMDDVSSVIVNKEAFRMLAKFKGGGEEGQEYFDMVKGLSSFRVFTTENQSIASEMNTIVSKYLKSSKLIELMRVKDEDSNVKIYVRQGKDEDHVSELLMFVSGAGKYTNNSDSPIKAESVILSLTGDIDLNKISELTESHVPGSSKHLKKQ from the coding sequence ATGAAAAAATTAATAATATTAGCAGTAGTTGCCTTAGTATCCTTTGGTACGTATGCTCAAAGTTCAATATTTGATAAATTTGAAGAAATGGATGATGTTTCTTCAGTTATCGTAAATAAAGAAGCATTTAGAATGCTTGCAAAATTTAAAGGCGGTGGAGAAGAAGGTCAAGAGTATTTTGATATGGTAAAAGGCTTATCCTCTTTTAGGGTATTTACAACAGAAAACCAATCAATTGCTAGCGAAATGAATACTATAGTTTCTAAATACTTAAAAAGTTCAAAATTAATTGAATTAATGAGAGTAAAAGATGAAGATTCAAATGTTAAAATTTATGTACGCCAAGGAAAAGATGAAGACCATGTAAGTGAGTTGCTTATGTTTGTTAGCGGTGCTGGAAAATATACCAATAATTCTGACAGTCCAATAAAAGCAGAGTCTGTAATACTTTCATTAACAGGAGATATAGATTTAAATAAAATATCTGAACTTACAGAATCTCACGTTCCAGGTAGTAGTAAACATCTAAAAAAACAATAA
- a CDS encoding DUF4252 domain-containing protein yields MNSAIKFFGILFFVMFAFISCNNSPTLQEYYVTSKENDAFISVDLPANILQLKNNEVSEDVKQTLASIKKVNFLALQLTDSNEALYTSEKLKVKAILKNPKYKQLMRMNLGKGAVSVNYLGEEDAIDEVVLFGSDNNKGFAVVRVLGENMNPAEIMKMAQEIELDGDSEQLKQLGGLINGLK; encoded by the coding sequence ATGAATTCAGCTATAAAATTTTTTGGAATACTCTTTTTTGTAATGTTTGCTTTTATTTCTTGTAATAATTCGCCTACTTTACAGGAATATTATGTAACTAGTAAAGAAAATGATGCTTTTATTTCGGTAGATTTACCTGCAAATATTTTACAATTAAAAAACAATGAAGTTTCTGAAGATGTAAAACAAACGCTAGCATCTATAAAAAAAGTAAACTTTTTAGCTTTGCAATTAACAGATTCAAATGAAGCATTATATACTTCAGAAAAATTAAAGGTAAAAGCAATTCTTAAAAATCCAAAGTACAAGCAATTAATGCGTATGAATTTAGGAAAAGGAGCTGTTAGTGTAAATTATTTAGGCGAAGAAGACGCTATTGATGAAGTTGTGCTTTTTGGATCAGATAATAATAAAGGATTTGCTGTTGTAAGAGTATTAGGAGAAAATATGAATCCAGCTGAAATTATGAAAATGGCACAAGAAATTGAGCTAGATGGAGATTCAGAACAATTAAAACAACTTGGCGGATTGATTAACGGTTTAAAATAA
- a CDS encoding M1 family metallopeptidase — MKNIAILFILFITFAVKAQDTPYQPERTKVNNLVHTKLKVDFNFEKSQLNGEAWITLTPHFYPTNKVTLDAKAFKINEIKINNTTATYNYSDDQLTINLDKTYVKGEEYTVYVNYIARPEEVKQKGSKNITDAKGLYFIDPLDTDPEKPTQIWTQGETEASSCWFPTIDAPNQKTSQEIYMTVPNKFITLSNGTLQSQIDNNNGTRTDYWKMDQKHAPYLFFMGVGDFSIVNDTWNGKIVDYYVEHDYKDVANDIFGTTPEMMTFFSDLTGIPYPWDKYSQIVVRDFVSGAMENTTAVAHAEDAQQKKGQLVDDNEWEGTIAHELFHHWFGDLVTTESWANLTVNESFATYSVYLWFEHKYGKDRAAAHMYKDIQTYLQSESDDKILVRFHYHDKEDMFDTVSYHKGNAILHMLRNILGDDAFFTGLSKYLNDHKFGTAEAHELRLALEEVSGKDLNWFFNQWYYGSGHIKAEVTYDYNTINNTVTVNINQQDKAFTFPLTIDIYEGTAKATHNVWVEGKQSSFTFPYNKQPSLINIDPEHVLLTEFTESKSLDEYIFQFNNATHYVDRRLALEEIVKHQRDNKTALNTVVKAFEDPYYEIRVIALDNLDLFQKYNKKNIIAKVEKMAQNDEKTLVRAAAIGVLGKLIDPMYKPLFERGVENESYAITGSSLISLYQIDKESAIAKIKTLDETTKESLADAITTIFIQEKDKSNLPFIANQVLTGMFLTENARTQQIYGEAFKWIAESDNKKAISNLTDDFVKLGKQYKKYNFDQMAINMLNQMVYMQQQSSHENKNELILILKRGMAKLIE, encoded by the coding sequence ATGAAGAATATTGCTATACTATTTATTTTATTTATAACATTTGCGGTAAAAGCTCAAGATACCCCTTATCAACCAGAAAGAACTAAGGTTAATAATTTAGTACATACTAAATTAAAAGTTGATTTTAATTTTGAAAAAAGTCAATTAAACGGGGAAGCTTGGATAACATTAACACCTCATTTTTATCCTACAAACAAAGTTACGTTAGATGCTAAAGCATTTAAAATAAATGAAATAAAAATTAACAATACAACTGCTACATATAATTATTCGGATGATCAACTTACCATAAACCTTGATAAAACTTATGTTAAAGGTGAAGAATATACGGTTTATGTAAATTATATAGCTAGACCAGAGGAAGTTAAGCAAAAAGGTAGTAAAAATATAACTGATGCAAAAGGTTTGTATTTTATAGATCCATTAGATACAGACCCAGAAAAACCTACACAAATTTGGACTCAGGGTGAAACAGAAGCAAGTAGTTGTTGGTTTCCTACAATAGATGCTCCAAATCAAAAAACTTCACAAGAAATTTACATGACTGTTCCAAATAAATTTATTACACTTTCAAACGGAACATTGCAATCTCAAATAGATAATAATAATGGTACTAGAACAGATTATTGGAAAATGGATCAAAAACATGCTCCGTATTTATTTTTTATGGGTGTTGGTGATTTTAGTATAGTAAATGATACTTGGAATGGTAAAATAGTAGATTATTATGTAGAACATGATTATAAAGATGTAGCTAACGATATTTTTGGAACTACACCCGAAATGATGACTTTTTTCTCAGATTTAACAGGAATACCTTATCCTTGGGATAAATACAGTCAAATTGTAGTTAGAGATTTTGTAAGTGGAGCTATGGAAAACACTACAGCTGTTGCACATGCAGAAGATGCACAACAAAAAAAAGGACAATTAGTTGATGATAATGAATGGGAAGGAACAATTGCACATGAGTTATTTCATCATTGGTTTGGCGATTTAGTTACAACAGAAAGTTGGGCAAATTTAACAGTAAACGAATCTTTTGCAACTTATAGCGTTTATTTATGGTTCGAGCATAAATATGGAAAAGATAGGGCTGCAGCACATATGTATAAAGATATACAAACGTATTTGCAAAGTGAGAGTGATGACAAAATTTTAGTGCGTTTTCATTACCACGACAAAGAAGATATGTTTGATACGGTAAGCTATCATAAAGGAAATGCTATTCTTCATATGTTGCGTAATATTTTAGGTGATGACGCTTTTTTTACAGGATTGTCTAAATATTTAAACGATCATAAATTTGGTACTGCTGAAGCACATGAACTACGTTTAGCATTAGAGGAAGTGAGTGGTAAAGATTTAAATTGGTTCTTTAATCAGTGGTATTATGGAAGCGGGCATATAAAAGCTGAAGTAACTTACGATTACAATACCATAAATAATACTGTAACTGTAAATATCAATCAACAAGATAAAGCATTTACATTTCCTTTAACTATAGATATTTATGAAGGTACTGCTAAAGCAACACATAATGTTTGGGTAGAAGGTAAACAAAGTTCATTTACATTTCCATACAATAAACAACCTAGCTTAATTAATATAGATCCAGAACATGTACTTTTGACTGAGTTTACCGAAAGTAAATCGTTAGACGAATATATTTTTCAGTTTAATAATGCAACACATTATGTAGATAGAAGATTGGCTTTAGAAGAAATTGTAAAACATCAAAGAGATAATAAGACAGCATTAAATACTGTTGTTAAAGCTTTTGAAGATCCGTATTATGAAATTAGAGTAATTGCATTAGATAATTTGGATTTATTTCAAAAGTATAATAAGAAAAATATAATAGCAAAGGTTGAAAAAATGGCTCAAAATGATGAGAAAACATTAGTAAGAGCAGCAGCAATTGGCGTTTTAGGAAAATTAATAGATCCAATGTATAAACCATTGTTTGAAAGAGGAGTGGAAAATGAATCGTATGCAATAACAGGAAGCTCGTTGATTTCTCTTTATCAAATTGATAAAGAAAGTGCTATCGCTAAAATTAAAACTTTAGACGAAACTACTAAAGAAAGTTTAGCAGATGCCATTACAACTATTTTTATCCAAGAAAAAGATAAATCTAATTTACCATTTATTGCAAATCAGGTCTTAACCGGAATGTTTTTAACAGAAAATGCTAGAACACAGCAAATTTATGGTGAAGCTTTTAAATGGATTGCAGAAAGTGATAATAAAAAAGCTATTAGTAATTTAACAGACGACTTTGTAAAATTAGGAAAACAATATAAAAAGTATAATTTTGATCAAATGGCTATTAATATGCTAAATCAAATGGTGTATATGCAGCAACAATCTTCTCATGAAAACAAAAATGAATTGATTTTGATCTTAAAAAGAGGAATGGCTAAACTTATAGAGTAA
- a CDS encoding helix-turn-helix domain-containing protein: MVNIDEFAKRLNIIMDYYNLSAALLADKIEVQRSSISHLLSGRNKPSLDFVLKILKTFPEVELYWLLNGVGTFPKSINQKKETSSTPTLFSNEKTDAVEKVIPEKIIENSKEVSSKEIERIVIFFKDGSFKNYSA, translated from the coding sequence ATGGTAAACATTGATGAATTTGCTAAACGATTGAATATAATTATGGATTATTATAATTTATCAGCTGCTTTATTAGCTGATAAAATAGAAGTTCAACGTTCAAGTATATCTCACCTACTATCTGGAAGAAATAAACCAAGTTTAGATTTTGTTTTAAAAATTTTAAAAACTTTTCCTGAAGTAGAATTGTATTGGCTATTAAATGGCGTTGGCACTTTTCCTAAATCTATAAATCAGAAAAAAGAAACAAGTAGTACTCCTACTCTTTTTTCAAATGAAAAAACAGATGCGGTTGAAAAAGTGATTCCAGAAAAAATTATTGAAAATTCAAAAGAAGTTTCTTCAAAAGAAATTGAAAGAATTGTAATTTTCTTTAAAGATGGAAGTTTTAAAAATTATTCTGCTTAG
- a CDS encoding M14 family zinc carboxypeptidase has product MKIINTAFLENWYAANFETKLKGRRILFDDIQPLVEKLSLKFKKEVIGYSENNIPIYMVSIGEGPIKILSWSQMHGNESTGTKALFDLFNFFEASGVELNAVSETILKNCTLKFIVLLNPDGAINFTRENANNIDLNRDAVAKTATESKLLRSVLDSFNPKFCFNLHDQRSIFNVEGTETPATISFLAPSEDLERTLTNGRKETMSVIVAMNSLLQKYIPNHIGRYTDEFYPTATGDNFQKLGHNTILIEAGHYDNDYDREQTRKYNFYAILQGLYFIATATDFLNYKPYFEIPNNDTLFLDIIYKDLKVITNGVESIEDVGIQYKFKVVNNKLVMYKCIEKQGDLSKYFTNNKINAVKLNFNELKLSNS; this is encoded by the coding sequence ATGAAAATAATAAATACAGCTTTTTTAGAAAATTGGTATGCTGCTAATTTTGAAACTAAATTAAAAGGAAGGAGAATTTTATTTGACGATATACAACCTCTTGTAGAAAAATTATCTTTAAAATTTAAAAAAGAGGTTATAGGGTATTCAGAAAATAATATACCTATTTATATGGTTTCTATTGGTGAAGGACCTATTAAAATACTTTCTTGGTCGCAAATGCATGGTAATGAAAGCACAGGTACAAAAGCATTATTCGACTTATTTAATTTTTTTGAAGCGAGTGGGGTTGAATTAAATGCTGTTTCTGAAACAATATTAAAGAATTGTACACTTAAATTTATTGTTTTATTAAATCCAGATGGCGCTATTAATTTTACACGTGAAAATGCAAATAATATTGATTTAAATAGAGATGCTGTAGCTAAAACTGCGACTGAAAGTAAATTATTACGCTCTGTTTTAGATAGTTTTAACCCTAAATTCTGTTTTAATTTACACGATCAACGTTCAATTTTTAATGTAGAAGGTACAGAAACCCCAGCAACCATATCTTTTTTAGCACCTTCTGAAGATTTAGAACGTACATTAACAAATGGACGTAAAGAAACTATGAGTGTAATTGTAGCGATGAATAGTTTGCTTCAAAAATACATACCAAATCATATAGGAAGGTATACAGATGAGTTTTATCCAACGGCTACAGGAGATAATTTTCAAAAACTAGGTCATAATACCATTTTAATAGAAGCTGGTCATTATGATAATGATTATGACAGAGAGCAGACAAGAAAGTATAACTTTTATGCAATTTTACAAGGTTTGTATTTTATTGCTACAGCAACTGATTTTTTAAATTACAAACCATATTTTGAAATCCCTAATAATGACACCTTATTTTTAGATATAATATATAAAGACTTAAAAGTTATAACAAATGGAGTTGAAAGTATTGAAGATGTTGGTATTCAGTATAAATTTAAAGTTGTAAACAATAAGCTTGTAATGTATAAATGCATTGAAAAACAAGGAGATTTATCAAAATATTTCACTAATAACAAAATAAATGCAGTTAAATTGAATTTTAACGAATTAAAATTGTCAAATTCGTAA
- a CDS encoding Lrp/AsnC family transcriptional regulator: MKKFILDEIDHQILDILIENARTPFTDIAKKLVVSAGTIHVRVKKMEDEGIIKGSTLTLDYEKMGYSFISHVGIYLAKTSKTKQVINDLQKIPNITIAYITAGKFNVFCKIRAKDTTHAKEIIFEIDDIDGVSRTETMISLEESINDKTRLMHSIFREI, encoded by the coding sequence ATGAAAAAATTCATTTTAGATGAAATAGATCATCAAATACTAGATATTCTTATAGAAAATGCTAGAACTCCATTTACAGATATCGCAAAAAAACTAGTTGTTTCTGCTGGTACTATACATGTTAGAGTTAAAAAAATGGAAGATGAAGGAATTATTAAAGGCTCTACATTAACATTAGATTATGAGAAAATGGGCTATTCTTTTATTTCTCATGTTGGTATATATTTAGCGAAAACTTCTAAAACTAAGCAAGTTATAAATGATTTGCAAAAAATACCGAATATTACTATTGCTTACATTACAGCGGGTAAATTCAATGTTTTTTGTAAAATTAGAGCAAAAGATACTACACATGCAAAAGAAATTATTTTTGAAATTGATGATATTGATGGTGTTTCTAGAACTGAAACTATGATTTCTTTAGAAGAAAGTATTAATGATAAAACAAGATTAATGCACTCTATTTTTAGAGAAATTTAA
- a CDS encoding NifB/NifX family molybdenum-iron cluster-binding protein, with protein MKNIVAVTFQNKKSIFNHTGKCRNYLIYTINGAVVESKRLLELPVNETLRSFFRNENKMKKHILFECDILLTRGIGFGAIEKLSKYGIACYKIEETDPDIAIEKLINGTLEAMAPISNEISGCNCNCNSRVN; from the coding sequence ATGAAAAATATTGTAGCAGTTACTTTTCAAAATAAAAAAAGTATTTTTAATCATACTGGAAAATGCAGAAACTATTTAATTTATACAATTAATGGAGCTGTAGTTGAAAGTAAAAGGCTCTTAGAATTACCTGTAAATGAAACATTAAGATCTTTTTTTCGAAATGAAAATAAAATGAAAAAACATATTTTATTTGAATGTGACATTTTATTAACCAGAGGTATTGGTTTTGGGGCCATTGAAAAGTTATCTAAATATGGAATAGCCTGCTATAAAATTGAAGAAACTGATCCAGATATTGCTATTGAAAAATTAATTAACGGTACCTTAGAAGCTATGGCGCCAATATCTAATGAAATATCTGGTTGTAATTGCAATTGCAACTCTAGAGTTAATTAG